GATTGACGCCGAGTGCATTCACGGGGATATCCCGCAGAAAAAGCGGGAGCAGGTGATGAACCGTTTCCGGGAGGGCAGGCTTCGGGTCTTCGTTTCTACCGATGTGGCGGCCCGGGGGATTGATGTGGACGATGTGGATATCGTGTTCAACTGTGATATCCCGGATGAAAATCAGGACTATATTCACCGCATCGGCCGCACCGGGCGGGCCAGGCGGCAGGGCGTGGCGGTGAGTCTGATCGCGGATTATCCATCCAAAATGCGGATCGACGATATTGCCAAGCACACCCGCAATGAGATTGTGCCTGTGAAGTTTGATGACAACGGAAAGCTGACACCCGCCTGAAAGACACGGTCACCCCGAACCCAAAAAGCCTGGGAGCATTGCTCCCAGGCTTTTTCTTCTGTTTGCGCGGCTGGCAAAATGGCAAGGTGCCATCATTCCTGAGCGGAGAATTCCAGGGTGACGGCCTGCACCAGCTCTCTGCCGTCAAACCGGGACGGCTCAAAATAATCCTCCAGACAGTAGGCAGGCATTGCCGCATCGGATTCGTACACCATCAGGGCCACGGGAATCTCTGTCTCCATCGTGATTTCACGGGCGTCCGTTAAAAGATATACTGCTCTGGCCGCTGCGGACAGATCCACAGCATCCGTCTGGTAGGATGCCAGCCCGGCACAGCGAATGTGGAAATCAATACCCAGGTCTTTCCGCAGCCGCATAGCAAAATAGCCGTCCAGCCGGTCCACAGGCTCTCTCTCAGCACCGATGGAAGTGGCGCCTCCGCCAGTTTCCTCCCAGGCACCGCCAGACAACATCTGATAGACATGAACGCGCAGGGTGATGGCCTCCTCCGGAGCATGAAAGGAGAGCAGCTGAGAACTCTCCAGCATTCCAAAGGTCTCCAGAACAAATTGCTCCTTTTCCGATAGATCATAGGGGACAAGCTCGGCGCTGTCTGGGGCGGCACTGCAGGCCGTCAGCAGCATAGAAAGCAGAAACACACAGATTTGTTTCATGGGTTCTCCTTCCATTCTGATTCGGATCAATGAGTTTACTCCGATGATAACAGAAAAGCATCCCCCACACAAGTAGAAAAGGCAAACTGGCCCATGACGGAAACATATTTTACATGGGAGCAGAGGGGATTATGGCAGGCCGGGAGCGGGAATCCTGAGGAATATTGTTTGTGAACGGATTTTTAAATTTTGTCACTTTTTGTTACTTTTTTCTTGCCCCGCCTTTACAAGTGCATAAAAATTCTCTATAATACTACCTGCTGAAAAATACCACCTGTCAGCAGTGCGGCCTAGAGGAGATCATCCATGGGGACCCAATACGTGCCGCAGCACAGAAAAGGAATATCATGAGAGGTGCCGTTTGGTGCCTTTGTTTATCAGGAAGAGCAGAAAAAGGCGCTCGTTGTCCGCGGCGTTCGGAGTGGCATCCGGGGTACGGGTTGCTCTGGTGGCCCTGATTGCATGGATGGCTTCCTGTGAGCCATGTTTCGAGATCGGTTCTTCCCTGCTGGTTTTCAGCAGGTGCCTGTTTTTTGCTTGGAAAGGAGCTTCCCCTTATGCGAAAACAAAAACGTCTGACAGTCACAGCCCTTCTGGCAGCGCTGTGCGTCTTACTGGCGGCGGGCTGCGGCCAACAGGAGAGCGGCATGGAACTCTCTGTGTGCGTGGGCGGCAGCTACTCCACACTGGACCCCATATACGCCGAGGACATTCCCAGTCAGACCGTACTGGTTCATCTCTATGAGAACCTGATGCGGGTGGTGGCTGATCAGGCCGGGAACAGCAATGTAGTCAATGGCATGGCCAAGAGCGTGGAGACGGAGAAAAACGCAGACGGTACGGTTACCTGCCGCTTTCAGCTCCGCAGCGCCAAGTGGTCTGACGGGGAAAAGGTGACGGCTGAAGACTTTGTCTACGCCTGGCAGAGGCTTGCAGACCCGGACAGCCACTCACCCTATGCGGCGCTTTTAAGTGTGGTATGCGGATATCAGGAGGCGCGGCTTGCTAAGGATATGAGCCTGCTGCAGGTCAGTGCGCCCAGCGACACCATGTTTGAGGTGACTCTCACTGGTAATTACGACTGGTTTCTGAGGGAGGTTTGCACCTCTCCAGCCACGCTGCCGCTGCGCCAGGATGTGGTGCAGCGGCTCAAAGAGGCTGGCTCCGCTGATGGGGAGGCGGCCTCCTGGTGGCAGGACCCCACCGCACTGGTGACGAATGGTCCTTATGTGGCGGAGGAGCTGGCGGAGGGTAGTTATCTGCGGCTTGCTGCCAGCGAGTCTTATGGGACCAGTCAGAGCAGCCCCGCGGATCTGGTCTTTCAATTTGCCTCCACGGCGGAGGAGGGCCAGGCACTGTATGATGAGAAGTTGGTGGATGCGGTGTGGCCGCTGTCAGAGGAGCGACTTACGGAGCTCTCAGCAGATGAGGAGTGGAGTCCGATCCCTCAGCTTGGGACCTATGCGGTGGTATACAACGGTGCCGTCGATCCTTTTGCAGATAGGGCCATCCGGCAGGCGTTTTCCCTTGCGGTGGATCGCAACGCCCTGGCAGAGCTGGCAGGCGTGACAGCGCAGGCCGCGGAGGGGTTGATTCCTCCCGGTGTGCCGGGAAACGGTGGGGAGGATTTCCGCACCTCTGGCGGTGCGCTGTTGGATAACGAAAACTATGCCGAGCGCTGCCAGGAGGCCAGAAGAGTTCTCAGTGAGGCAGGGTATAGCGGCGCTGGCTTGGGTGAACTGGAGTATTTGTATGTGGAGGACGGCAATACCGGCGCGGTGGCCCAGGCGCTGTGCCGCCAGTGGAAGGAGGTCCTGGATGTACAGGTGGTGCCCAGGGCTGTGACGAATCAGGAGTTGTGGACAGCACTGCGTAGCGGGGAGTATGCCCTGGCAGGCGTCAGCCTAGAGGGGGCTGGAAATGACGCGGAATGTTTTTTGATGGACTGGATATCCGATAGCTATGACAATGTGGCTGGCTATGAGAGCAGTGCCTATGATACCTTAATGTCTATCATTGCCAGGGCGTCCGATGGCACAGCCCGTATGGGCTGCCTCCATGATGCGGAGGCTTTGCTGTTGGAGGATTATGTGCTGACGCCTCTATACACCAATGGAACTGCATGGGAGCTGCGGGAAAATCTCACCGGAGCCTGCCGGGATGCCAGAGGGTGGTTCAGCTTTTCCGGTGTTACCCGCAAGACGGCATAGCTGCACGGTAAGGAAAAAACAACACGCACAGCATTCGCTGTGCGTGTTTTGCTTTTGACAGGATGGCAAGAGGCACCGCCCACCCCGGGCGATATAAAAAAGTCCCGGAACCTGTCTGGCTCCGGGACTTTGCAAACAGAATCAGCGCTTGCTGAACTTCAAGGGTTTAGTGCTGGCCCTGCCAAACATCCGGCTATTTCTTCGTTTTCCACCTGTTTTTGGCTTAATACTGCGATTTTTCTGCACACCAGATTCTAATTTTCACACTCGTGCACAGTGCACGAAACATAGGTTTTGCTCCTTATATGTGTCTTGCGTATCGCTGCCCAGGGTGACGCAGGACAACAATAGGAAAAGAAACTTGGTTGTTGTTCGTGGATTCACCTCAAAATCAAATTCACACATGGGGGACAGCATCATGGAAAAATATATCTTCGATCAAGGCAATGGCCTTTTGTATGGACTTAAGGGCGACTACTCATACCCTGCTTAGTACCGGATGAAACAGATACAGTCCCTATTGGTGTGTGGGGCAGAAAGCATCAGCAATACCTGAAAAAACATCGTCCTATGCTTTATTTTGGTCTCACTCTCAACGAAAGATTGCACAACTACCTGGCTGACATTGACACCCGGGCACGAAACAAACTCCACTTGCTCGTAACACAGCTGGCAGAGAAAGAGGGTATCAATGAACAGCTGAAAGCGCAGGATCAGATGGCATGGGTCGGAGCCATGAATAACATCCGAAATCGGGCGGAAGAAATCTTCCTCCAAGAGCTGATCTATGGGGAGGATGCCGTATAAGCCTTCTGGAAAAATTTTGACATGGCAATATTGAGCCAATCGAATATGACGCAAATGCCTGTAAGGAATACAAGGAAGTGCTTCGCCTGATTACCCGAAAAGAAGAAAAGCTTCAGGCTACCATAACGGAGAAACAAAAAGAACTGTTCTCTCGATATACGGACGCTGTTCGTGAGTATCAGACTATGGCAGAGTACCTTCTGTTCCAGAATCGTTTTGCTAGGCACCAGGATTATGCTCGAAGTCATGGAAGAATAAACGACGACCAGCCGAGCAGTAGGACTCTGCTCGGCTGACATTTTTTACAGGACGATTCTATCTGATAGCGCTTGGATTATATCTCGTGCCTGAATACGGTTATTGACGATTGTGTGTACTTTTTCAGAGATCGCTTTTTTCAGTTCTTCTGAGTTAGGAATAGGAATAATAACCTCTTTCAATCTTTGGCCGAGAGTATCAATAACATCTCTAGTAAATTGTTTGGTCCGAATTTGACGTTTGACAATATAGGAGTTCAACAATCCCAATAAAAGGTACTCATCCACAATTTCCTTTTTGAGCGCCCTGATTTTAATCAATCCACCACAATACAACATTTTTGTATCTAATGCTGTAATCATGCAAGATGTTCCTACAAGATATGTGCCGTCCCGTACTAAAAGAATGTCTCCCGCTTGCACATCTTCTTTTTCAGCATATTGCTGATAAATTTCTTCAGATATGCCTTGCTTTGCATCTGCTTTAATTTCCCAGTTAGAAAAATCGGATGTTCTTACAAATGGAATTTCACCCGTTCCATAAGCCATTTTCCCGATTTCATCACCGGTAGATAGTTGAACTGCTCCCATATCGATTAGTTGTTGAACAGAATACAACGAACAGTTTTCAGCAAGACCATCAAGGGTAGATTTAATAGAAGGATCATAATATTTTGGAAGAAAGATCCCTCCAATAATATCTGAACGCTTCATTTTATATGCCGAAAACTCTCCAAATTCAAGAGTTGTAGTATCTTGTACAATCTCTGTAAGCAGATCCTCCAATGGGACATTAAAAAATTCGTCGAAAGGAGTAACAGCATTAGCCTCTAAAACTTTTTCAATTAACAGTGGCATTTGCTTTACTGCTGCCTTATACTTCATCCTCGTTTCTAATGCACTGCGCATACTTGCTATTAACTCAGCTTTAAGTGCCTGATCTTTAGGGATCGGTAAAATCAACTCTCTATACCTATTTCCCAAAGTATCTATTATGTCCGCAGTAAACTGCATATTTTTGATTTGTCTCTGTACAAGTGAGCAATTAAAAGACAAAAACAGCAAATATGGATCAATGACTGTGGAATCTGCCACCCTAAATTTTAGTATATGAGACTGAAAAACCATCGGAATATCCAACGGTGTGATAATACAATTTGTTCCAATCAAATATGTACCATCTCTTACCATGAGGATATCCCCAGCTTTAACATCTTCCTTTTCCGCATAAAGCTGATAAATGTCTTCCGATACTCCCTGTTTCGGAATAGTTTTTATTTCCCAGTTAGTTATATCTGAGGTGCGTACAAATGGAATATTGCCCGTCCCATAAGCCATTTTTCCAATTTCATGGCCCGTTTGTACTGCTATAACGCCAGAATCAATCAAATCACCAAGATTGTGAAGATCATGGGTTTCAATTAAAGCAGTAATCTGAGCATACAAATCAGGATCATAATATTTGGGAATAAATATCCTATTTTTAATATGTTTTCTGTTGATTTTGTATGCGAGCATCGTATCACCTCATTTCTGCATACTTATCTGCAACCAGAGGTATTTCATCTAAAACAACTTTCTCTCCATCTTCAGTATACGTGTATGTTATATTTCCCCTGCTGTCGTGTCCACACCATTTAACATCGCTCATAAACACATCATAATCTGAACAGGTTTCAAATGTTTCTCCTTTATTGTATTTCTGGCAAATAAGCACACAGCATTTTGCGTGGGTATGCGGCTGAAACAAATCTTCTGGTAATGTAACTACCGCAAGAATTTTTGCCTTACTCTGAATATAATTTACAATATACTGATATTTGGGCATACCAAAAATGCTTTCGAGTAGAACAATACCCATTCGTCCACCATCTCGAAGCATCTGAAAACAGCGTTCAATAAACAAAAGTTGAGGAGGTTGCTTATCAACTAAATCCCCTTTGACAAAAGTTCCATCTGTCTCCTGCTTCCATTTGTGCCCTAAATCGTAGAGACTCAAAATTTCTGTCGTATCAATAGACAGTTTTTTACCAAAGGGTGGATTGGTAACAATTACATTAAATGTCCCTGGCTGAATATCTTCGGTGGTTTTGGGGCTCCAATTATCAAAACTATCCAAACTATTTTCGCAGTGGACGCCACCTCTACCATCACCAAGAATTGCAAGATACGCTTTTGCCACCTTACTCAAGAAATTATCTTTGTCTATCCCTCGGAAGTTTTTTATAGCAACCTTTTGCTTCTCGGCTTCTATTTCAGCCTCAGGCCAACCTAATTCTGTGGCTTTCTTTTCAAGCTTGCTCCAGACGTATCGCAAGGATTCAACCAAAAATCCTCCGCTTCCACATGCCGGGTCTAAAATCTTTTCATCGGTATCTGGATCAATCATCTTTATAACCATGTTTACAACATTTCTTGGCGTAAAAAACTGACCCTGAGCACCCTTAAGAGATGGGCCAATGAAAATTTCAAATGCTTCGCCAACAGCATCTCTAGAACTATCCTTCAAACTATATAACTGGAGCTCACCTACAATGTATTTAATGCACTTTGCATCCAAACTGATAGAATCTGCGACATCAATTACATCGTTATACTGATGCTTTACCTTTTCGAAAAGTTCTAAAATTCTACCTCGAACGTCTTCGTCTTTTTCGTTAATTCCTGCACGAAATTTGACAGTATCATCTGGTCTAGTAAATCTTTCGTCGTAAATTTTGCAAAAAATCAGATTTATTATCTGCGACGCAAAAACTTCATCTCTGGTAATTCCAACAGCGTTTGCAGCTAAATAGTTTCTAATAGTTCTAAATGTAGGCTTCAAATTTTCGGCGGGTCGGAGATCTTTTCTTTTGAATTTTCCGATATCTTCTACTCTTTCGCCATAGCGAGGAATGTTCGGAATTTCCTCAAAGAGGATTTTACCATCTTTCTCGATCTTTTGAAGATACAATCTCTCTTCACCGTTGAACCAAACGCCGAGATATGCTTTTGAAAAACGAAGATAATCCTCTAACTGACTTCTGCCATCTTTTCGATTTTTCTTCTTACACTCAACAATAATGTAAACATCTTCTTCGTTATGTGTTTCGCTTGAAAACACTGCGATGTCCACAGGATATTCTTTCTTTTTATCCGACGGTCTTACTTTTACTCGATACTGCGGGCGGGTATGTACATGAGATTTCGGATACCCATAGTCATCTACTAAAATCTTAGAAAAGGGCTGCACCGCTTCTACTTCTTCTGGAGTTTCTTTTACCTGCAATCCAGATATATAATCAATGATATAGCCTTCTTTAATTTCATCCATTTTTCTGTCCTCCTGTTGATGATTGATCCATTCTATTACGAATGCTTTCTATTGCTTTTGGATTATCAATCACCCATTTAGCAATATCTGCAGGCATATCCTTTCGGCCTTTTGCTGCAAGATCAAAAAAAAGTTTTCGTGCGGTACTATCAGCCTTTAAAATTTCCATAGCTTTAAATTGTAATTCTGGTGGTGGAGGATTTACCCTTCCTGACAGAATATCATAGAAGTATGGCTTTGTGATTCCAAGCGCTGTATAAAATTCATGTTGAGACATACCAGCATCTTTGATCAGTATTTTAAGATAGTCTCCAAAGCTGATATTTTCAGACATAGATCCTCACCTCCTCTGAAAGTATGTATGTTTACATACTAACATATGAGCTCTAAAAAGACAACAATTTGCACGGTAAAAAAACAAAGTCTCCTCGTGGAGACTTTGTTTTCTGCCTTTATCGCTTAATTTTACCTTCCATCTATCCTCAATTTTATTTTTCCGCGTTGACGTGAGAAATACAACCATAAATTATGGAGAGAAATCGTATCTTTATAGCTACGGAACTTACTGCGAAGATCACCATTTTCCTGGTCCGGTTCTGCGATACGAAGCTGACCACGAACAGACTTGTACTCTATCAGCTCTGAGGTCAGTGCGGCTACCTTCACTTTCAACTCGCTTATCATTTTCATGCATCTAGAGCTATCGGGTATGCGGAACACCTTACAACAAAGCATTTCAAGATATTCGACTGATGGATCTGCAATTTTCGGTGGACGCCTGTGGGAAGAATTATCCCACCCTGAAAAAACTCAAGGGCCTATTCAACCAGCTGTACGCCTACGCCATAAAAAACGATATCTGCAACAAGGATTACTCCGAGTTTGTGGATTTGAACCGGTACAAGGATAAGCATCCCAACAAGTGTGACCGGAACAAGTTTACTAAGGATCAGATCGCCCGCCTGTGGAAGCTTGCAGAGGACCCGTACTATCCAGATCGTGTTGATGCTGACCGTGCGTCCGTAAGAACACCTTATTTCTTGTGATGCGAAAGGTGTCCACGGACTGTTAGAAATTCTGCTGTTGACAAAGCAGCGACTGAAAGTATCATTGATTTTCACAAGAGAAAAGGGACCACAAGCATTTTGTGGCCCAAACAGTTCAATAGCAAACTAAAATTTGATTGAGTGTTACGCTATATCGTCAGTGACATGAAACGTAACTTTATGCGCTGCTGCGTCAATTTCGCAAATCATAGCATAATATGTTCTTTCTATACAAATATTCCCATTAGAAGTAAGACTGACGAGAACTAGAGCGGTTCGCTCATCATCAATAACAACAGCAGTAGTGGCATCCTGGACGATTCTATATTCTCTCGTAAATTCTAATGTCCACGGACCAAAGCTGCAAGAAAACATAGGCACTACCTCCAAAATTTTGGTTTATCTTATGCTTGTATACGCAATCTAATTATAACAAAACACGAGTGACAATCAAGTTGTCATCACCCGATTTATCCGCAAGGGAACCTGCGCGGAGAGTGTAGCATATCGGGGAAGCGATAAGTCGGCAGAGCTATCCACGCCGCGACTGAATTGCAAGATGAAATGTCAGTTATGAGGATAAAAGCTGGATTGCTTAGAAGACAGCCCGAAGGGTCATACTCAAGTTCCTGCCACACGATAGCTGAAGTGGCAGGCGATATAAGGAGTTTCACAGAGGCTAGGTGAAATTGCCCATAATGCTTTTGTACCGACCAACTGCAAAAGCGGTAAAAGGCAAACGTCATATCCGACAAACTGACAAGCTATTTCTAACAGTCTAAACGGAGATTGCCTAAACCGGAACGTCCCAAAGGGCTATGCGTAATGCCGCAAGGTGATAAATTCCAAGGATTAACACCCCGAGAAAGATGACGCTGAAAATCCGGCATGGTAACGGAGACCCCATAGTAGTCCGAGGGCGGGAAACCCATCTACATGGCGAAGGGGGCCAGTTTGTCTATCATCTATCAGTATAGAGAAAGAAACGGTGTGTGAGACACCATGAGAAATCCAATCGACGTATTGAACAGTCTGAAACCCAAAGCCAAAGACCCAACCTATCATTACGAACGACTGTACCGCAACTTTTATAACATAGAGTTCTATTTGCAGGCGTACTACAACATCTATGCCAAACCTGGAAACATGACCCCCGGAACGGATAGGCAGACTATAGATGGAATGGGTATGGAGCATATCAGAAAACTAACCACAAGTCTAAAAGACCACAGTTACCAGCCCAGTCCCGCACGACGCACCTACATCAAGAAAAAGAATGGAAAATTGCGCCCGCTGGGCATCCCGTCTTTTGATGATAAGCTGGTACAGGAAATCGTGCGGATGCTGCTGGAGGCTATCTATGAGCCAACCTTTTCTAACTATTCCCACGGATTTCGGCCTAACCGTAGCTGCCACACGGCACTTTTGCAGTTGCAGTGGAATTTCAGCGGGGGCAGATGGTTTATAGAGGGCGATATTAAATCGTTCTTCGATAACATAAACCGTATATGGTTCGAACAGAAACAGTAAGGCTTCATTTTCTCCGTTTCGCGGTTTGTGCTATGCTCATATAAATCCCCTTTGACTTTTCGGCATAATTTCATCAGAGCTTGAAAAACTCTGTACCTACACCGGACGTTTGCTTTATGAAATGACCACGCTCAAATTTTGCGTCTTCATCATTCTGAATTGCGGCATACTCTGGGTAAAATTCACAAATCGCGTTTAGTAGCGCATTTATTCAACTACACAGCTTCCCTTTATTTCTGGGTAAAAAGGGAAAGCGCCAAAGTATTCCGGGTGTTCTTCTGCCCCATAAAGTGCAGCAGTGTATAAAGAGTCCTTATTTTCAATTTCTGGAAGACGGCATTTTATCTGATACCGGCGCATTTCATAATTTATCACATATCGTCCACTTTTTGGCCGGAGAATGTCATAAACACGCAGACCAGAATGGCTGGGAAATTCCTGTCCATAAGTCCGGGCTTTCTCAGACTGGAGACCAAAGAGAAGGATTGGGCAGAGGAACTTCTGCCGGAGAGTACGCCGGATATCTAACAGAACGCTGACGGCAACATGCTGTGGCCAAGCGCGCTCACATCAGCTGGTAGAGGAAATGCAGCCTAACAAACAGTTGGGCCTGAGCGTCAAAGTCCAGGTTGTGGCGGGTTCCCCACAGGCTTTGAATTTTTGAGATTCGATAGCGGATGGTGTTGCTGTGCTGATACATGTGCTTGGAGGTCAGTACAATGCTTCCACCGTATTTCACATAGGTAATCAGGGTATTCAAAAGCAAATCGGGGGCATCCCCGCTAGACACGAGGCGCTCCGACAGATCCGTATAGTAGCGATGGCTCCATGTGGATCCGGCGGCGTAACATAAGAGCCGGTCCACCCCAGTCTCCCGAAATTCTAGGCAGGCCTCCTGATTGATCCTACAGGAAATGTTTGCATAAATTGCCTCCTGAATAGCCTGTGAAATGGTCTCCAGTCCCCCGTTCTGCAGACTGATTCCCATCTGGTATGAGACAGCGGACTGAAAGCACAGCGCGAGAAAACGCCGTGCCTGTGTTTTGGTGAACGCCACCGGCCCTCTTGCGGTGCAGATGCAGAGCATTCCGTTCTTGTATGGAACCAGGGTGTATTGATAGTCCTCCAGATGGATACGGTGGCTGGACCTTCCGTCAGTGGGTTTGAGCGGCTCCTCGCTTGACTGCTCCTGCTGATTTCCCAGGTCCTCCGAGACGAACGCGGAGAAGATCAGATACGGCTCAAATGCCGGGTTCAACTGGAGCGCCAGCTCCCTGAGCGCGTCAGGAGTGCCGGAGGAGTTTGCCAGCAGTTTGTCAATCATCTTCCTCTGGTATTGGGGGTCGTTTTCAAGAATCGCGGTTTTCAGGTCGAACAAGACGTCATCCACATAGAGGCTGTCAAAAAACAAGATGGGAATGTTACTCTTGTTCGACAGCGTGCAAATGGAGTCGGGGAGTTGTCGGAAGTAAACATTTTTAATAGCAATTGCCGCGATTTTGCACTGGAATAAACTGGCTAGGGCTTCCTCCGCGGCGGATGGATCGTCTTTCGCGGCAGACAACGTGGTGATGACA
This genomic window from Pusillibacter faecalis contains:
- a CDS encoding TnpV protein translates to MWGRKHQQYLKKHRPMLYFGLTLNERLHNYLADIDTRARNKLHLLVTQLAEKEGINEQLKAQDQMAWVGAMNNIRNRAEEIFLQELIYGEDAV
- a CDS encoding peptide ABC transporter substrate-binding protein; amino-acid sequence: MRKQKRLTVTALLAALCVLLAAGCGQQESGMELSVCVGGSYSTLDPIYAEDIPSQTVLVHLYENLMRVVADQAGNSNVVNGMAKSVETEKNADGTVTCRFQLRSAKWSDGEKVTAEDFVYAWQRLADPDSHSPYAALLSVVCGYQEARLAKDMSLLQVSAPSDTMFEVTLTGNYDWFLREVCTSPATLPLRQDVVQRLKEAGSADGEAASWWQDPTALVTNGPYVAEELAEGSYLRLAASESYGTSQSSPADLVFQFASTAEEGQALYDEKLVDAVWPLSEERLTELSADEEWSPIPQLGTYAVVYNGAVDPFADRAIRQAFSLAVDRNALAELAGVTAQAAEGLIPPGVPGNGGEDFRTSGGALLDNENYAERCQEARRVLSEAGYSGAGLGELEYLYVEDGNTGAVAQALCRQWKEVLDVQVVPRAVTNQELWTALRSGEYALAGVSLEGAGNDAECFLMDWISDSYDNVAGYESSAYDTLMSIIARASDGTARMGCLHDAEALLLEDYVLTPLYTNGTAWELRENLTGACRDARGWFSFSGVTRKTA
- a CDS encoding DUF6809 family protein is translated as MEPIEYDANACKEYKEVLRLITRKEEKLQATITEKQKELFSRYTDAVREYQTMAEYLLFQNRFARHQDYARSHGRINDDQPSSRTLLG
- a CDS encoding PucR family transcriptional regulator — its product is MITVNDILSRPLFKNFALVSGERGLCNHVQSAGFFEWETGPAIMQSFPKGEFVITTLSAAKDDPSAAEEALASLFQCKIAAIAIKNVYFRQLPDSICTLSNKSNIPILFFDSLYVDDVLFDLKTAILENDPQYQRKMIDKLLANSSGTPDALRELALQLNPAFEPYLIFSAFVSEDLGNQQEQSSEEPLKPTDGRSSHRIHLEDYQYTLVPYKNGMLCICTARGPVAFTKTQARRFLALCFQSAVSYQMGISLQNGGLETISQAIQEAIYANISCRINQEACLEFRETGVDRLLCYAAGSTWSHRYYTDLSERLVSSGDAPDLLLNTLITYVKYGGSIVLTSKHMYQHSNTIRYRISKIQSLWGTRHNLDFDAQAQLFVRLHFLYQLM
- a CDS encoding restriction endonuclease subunit S; amino-acid sequence: MLAYKINRKHIKNRIFIPKYYDPDLYAQITALIETHDLHNLGDLIDSGVIAVQTGHEIGKMAYGTGNIPFVRTSDITNWEIKTIPKQGVSEDIYQLYAEKEDVKAGDILMVRDGTYLIGTNCIITPLDIPMVFQSHILKFRVADSTVIDPYLLFLSFNCSLVQRQIKNMQFTADIIDTLGNRYRELILPIPKDQALKAELIASMRSALETRMKYKAAVKQMPLLIEKVLEANAVTPFDEFFNVPLEDLLTEIVQDTTTLEFGEFSAYKMKRSDIIGGIFLPKYYDPSIKSTLDGLAENCSLYSVQQLIDMGAVQLSTGDEIGKMAYGTGEIPFVRTSDFSNWEIKADAKQGISEEIYQQYAEKEDVQAGDILLVRDGTYLVGTSCMITALDTKMLYCGGLIKIRALKKEIVDEYLLLGLLNSYIVKRQIRTKQFTRDVIDTLGQRLKEVIIPIPNSEELKKAISEKVHTIVNNRIQARDIIQALSDRIVL
- a CDS encoding helix-turn-helix domain-containing protein — encoded protein: MSENISFGDYLKILIKDAGMSQHEFYTALGITKPYFYDILSGRVNPPPPELQFKAMEILKADSTARKLFFDLAAKGRKDMPADIAKWVIDNPKAIESIRNRMDQSSTGGQKNG
- a CDS encoding restriction endonuclease subunit M, whose product is MDEIKEGYIIDYISGLQVKETPEEVEAVQPFSKILVDDYGYPKSHVHTRPQYRVKVRPSDKKKEYPVDIAVFSSETHNEEDVYIIVECKKKNRKDGRSQLEDYLRFSKAYLGVWFNGEERLYLQKIEKDGKILFEEIPNIPRYGERVEDIGKFKRKDLRPAENLKPTFRTIRNYLAANAVGITRDEVFASQIINLIFCKIYDERFTRPDDTVKFRAGINEKDEDVRGRILELFEKVKHQYNDVIDVADSISLDAKCIKYIVGELQLYSLKDSSRDAVGEAFEIFIGPSLKGAQGQFFTPRNVVNMVIKMIDPDTDEKILDPACGSGGFLVESLRYVWSKLEKKATELGWPEAEIEAEKQKVAIKNFRGIDKDNFLSKVAKAYLAILGDGRGGVHCENSLDSFDNWSPKTTEDIQPGTFNVIVTNPPFGKKLSIDTTEILSLYDLGHKWKQETDGTFVKGDLVDKQPPQLLFIERCFQMLRDGGRMGIVLLESIFGMPKYQYIVNYIQSKAKILAVVTLPEDLFQPHTHAKCCVLICQKYNKGETFETCSDYDVFMSDVKWCGHDSRGNITYTYTEDGEKVVLDEIPLVADKYAEMR